From the genome of Vanessa tameamea isolate UH-Manoa-2023 chromosome 16, ilVanTame1 primary haplotype, whole genome shotgun sequence, one region includes:
- the LOC113394215 gene encoding threonylcarbamoyladenosine tRNA methylthiotransferase, with product MPGAVSEFIDDIEDLISSQDITPKERYASRKNVSVRSKKRENKEVESVEKIILESVVPGTQTIYVKTWGCAHNNSDSEYMAGLLAAQGYKLTEDKWQAQLWLLNSCTVKSPAEDHFKNEIELGQSRGIHVVVAGCVPQGAPRATYLQGLSVVGVQQIDRIVEIVEETLKGHTVRLFGQKKTGEGRKAGGASLLLPKVRKNPLIEIISINTGCLNQCTYCKTKHARGELGSYPPEEIVERARQSFKEGVCEIWLTSEDTGTYGRDIGTTLPELLWKLVEVIPEGCRLRLGMTNPPYILEHLAEVAEIMHHPRVYKFLHVPVQSGSDQVLSDMKREYTRADFERVVNFLRNKVPGMTIATDIICGFPTETEEDFNDTMTLCKKYRFPSLFINQFFPRPGTPAAKMQRVPGQEVKKRTKELSEFFRSYEPYGHKVGQVQEVLVTDISHDKNYYVAHNEFYEQVLVPKEDKYMGKMVTVKITSATKFSMMGQPIDKPKMPGLTQPLKKGEVSGLRRENKMAVPIPIVMLLFAVIVRLIWIFL from the exons atgCCAGGTGCAGTTTCGGAATTTATAGACGATATTGAAGATTTAATATCTTCACAGGACATAACACCTAAAGAAAGGTATGCGAGTAGAAAAAATGTAAGCGTAAGATCAAAGAAACGGGAAAATAAGGAAGTAGAATCCGTTGAGAAGATTATTTTGGAAAGTGTTGTGCCAG GTACCCAAACAATATATGTTAAAACATGGGGCTGTGCACACAACAACTCAGATTCAGAGTACATGGCTGGCTTGTTAGCAGCTCAGGGCTACAAGCTCACAGAAGATAAGTGGCAAGCACAATTGTGGTTGCTAAATTCTTGCACTGTTAAAAGTCCTGCCGAAGATCATTTCAA aaatgaaatAGAGCTGGGTCAAAGTCGTGGTATACATGTGGTTGTCGCTGGCTGTGTGCCGCAGGGGGCGCCACGCGCTACATACTTGCAAGGACTGAGTGTAGTCGGAGTTCAACAAATTGATAGAATTGTTGAAATTGTAGAGGAAACATTAAAAG gGCACACAGTCCGTCTCTTTGGTCAGAAGAAAACTGGAGAAGGTCGAAAAGCTGGAGGCGCCTCTCTTCTCTTACCAAAAGTTAGAAAAAATCCTCTTATAGAGATTATATCCATCAACACAGGATGCTTAAATCAATGCACGTATTGCAAAACAAAGCATGCAAGGGGTGAACTCGGTAGTTACCCTCCAGAGGAAATAGTTGAGAGGGCAAGACAATCTTTCAAAGAGGGTGTTTGTGAAATATGGCTCACTAGCGAAGATACTG GAACATATGGACGCGACATTGGCACAACACTCCCCGAGTTACTTTGGAAACTGGTAGAGGTTATCCCAGAAGGTTGCAGGCTGCGTCTGGGTATGACTAATCCACCATACATCTTGGAACATCTTGCAGAAGTTGCCGAGATCATGCACCATCCAAGAGTATACAA GTTCCTCCACGTTCCAGTTCAGTCTGGAAGCGACCAAGTACTATCAGACATGAAGCGAGAGTACACGAGGGCGGATTTCGAGAGGGTCGTCAATTTCCTCAGAAATAA GGTACCAGGGATGACAATTGCTACAGATATTATCTGTGGATTCCCGACGGAAACGGAAGAGGATTTCAATGATACTATGACTCTATGCAAGAAATACCGATTCCCTTCGCTGTTCATAAACCAATTCTTCCCTAGACCGGGGACACCGGCCGCTAAGATGCAGAGG GTACCAGGACAAGAAGTGAAAAAACGTACAAAGGAACTCTCCGAATTTTTCCGATCGTACGAACCGTACGGTCACAAAGTAGGCCAGGTGCAGGAAGTACTGGTCACAGATATATCTCACGATAAAAACTACTACGTTGCCCACAATGAGTTCTATGAACAGGTTTTAGTACCCAAAGAAGATAAATACATGGGCAAAATGGTCACCGTCAAAATCACAAGCGCGACCAAATTCTCTATGATGGGACAGCCAATAGACAAACCAAAGATGCCGGGTTTGACGCAACCCTTAAAAAAAGGTGAAGTGTCAGGATTAAGGCGGGAAAACAAGATGGCGGTGCCGATACCGATTGTAATGCTCTTGTTCGCGGTTATAGTGCGATTGATCTGGATTTTCttataa
- the LOC113394217 gene encoding xylose isomerase-like: MSYAQPGGKRQKVREVRGSDNVDYFQGIEKVEYNNMATSTDTNSYRYYNSSERVHSRSMEDWLKYSVSLTEFRYNGSDTQGRPTFCRSWDDSSNTIDNYKRCIKAFYDFCTKLGIKYWTAFDTDLVPQTDNWEENKSNWDEIVEYISELSQRSQIKLMWLAPDLHSHPKYISGAFTSNEASTFVQAATQIKKCLEVSQRLNVECFLLWPYREGYNAIFQTDVAKEIKLFSKLLKITAEYKDRLNYKCQLLIMPYYSSFGRNYGGYGNLTWQPQNTWDGDVLNRYMWDITSCLYFLKFHNLDRYYKVCTPPGHHMYMAGVYNMFGGVAITNQFDQSDIKTITLMMKCIIDQSSAPSGGINLRIVPKRDCDLRDLMTSQVKYIDALAKGLRVACNVISEQVFVKHLQQRYASYYSGIGSRLMSGDVSIEECEEFYKKNQATSEIICTKSEHYNIVFQRYLDTCDHV, translated from the exons ATGTCGTACGCTCAGCCTGGGGGTAAGAGACAGAAGGTTCGGGAAGTGAGAGGATCTGATAACGTTGATTATTTTCAAG GCATAGAGAAAGTAGAGTATAATAACATGGCAACATCCACGGATACAAATAGTTACCGTTACTACAACAGTAGTGAGAGGGTCCACTCTAGAAGCATGGAGGACTGGCTCAAATATAGCGTTTCGTTGACAGAGTTTAGATATAATG gtTCAGACACACAAGGCAGACCAACGTTCTGTCGATCTTGGGATGACAGCTCCAACAccatagacaattacaaacGTTGCATCAAAGCGTTCTACGACTTCTGTACTAAACTTGGCATCAAATACTGGACCGCTTTCGATACAGATTTAGTTCCGCAGACAGATAACTGGGAGGAGAATAAATCCAATTGGGATGAAATTGTTGAATACATAAGTGAATTGTCGCAAAGAAGCCAAATTAAATTGATGTGGTTAGCGCCTGATTTACATTCGCATCCGAA atatatatctgGTGCTTTTACGAGTAACGAGGCTTCAACGTTCGTGCAAGCGGCGACGcagataaaaaaatgcttagAAGTGTCACAACGTTTGAACGTGGAATGCTTTCTCTTATGGCCATACAGAGAAGGCTACAACGCCATCTTCCAGACAGATGTTgccaaagaaataaaattattctccaaacttttaaaaataacagcaGAGTACAAAGACAGGCTTAATTATAAGTGTCAATTGCTTATAATGCCGTATTATAGTAGCTTCGGGAGGAATTATGGCGGTTATGGTAATTTAACATGGCAGCCCCAGAACACTTGGGACGGGGATGTCCTGAACCGATATATGTGGGATATAACGAGTTGCTTGTACTTTTTGAAATTCCATAACTTGGATCGTTATTATAAAGTCTGCACTCCACCTGGACATCATATGTATATGGCCGGCGT ATACAACATGTTTGGCGGTGTTGCCATAACGAATCAGTTCGACCAATCCGACATCAAAACCATTACATTGATGATGAAATGTATTATAGATCAA AGTTCAGCTCCCTCTGGTGGGATCAATCTAAGGATAGTACCGAAACGCGATTGTGACCTCCGTGATCTGATGACGTCACAGGTCAAATACATCGATGCTCTTGCAAAAGGTCTGAGGGTCGCATGTAACGTGATTTCTGAACAAGTCTTCGTTAAGCATTTACAG CAACGTTACGCTTCGTATTATAGCGGTATCGGCTCTCGCTTAATGTCTGGTGATGTTTCTATCGAAGAGTGCGAAGAATTTTACAA aaaaaATCAAGCTACCAGTGAAATAATTTGTACGAAATCCGAACATTACAACATAGTATTTCAACGCTATTTAGATACATGCGatcatgtataa